A segment of the Anaerolineae bacterium genome:
AGCCATTTTAGCCATTGGGATTGATGCTCAGGTCGATGGATTTGTCGCCGTCGATGCGGCAGGCACACCGCTCCACCCTGCCATCATCTGGATGGATCGGCGGGCTGTTGCCCAGACGGAAAGAGTGAGACAGGCCTTCGATGAAAAAGAGATCTTCGAGCTGAGCGGTCTAAATCTCGATCCTTATCATGTCGCCCCCAAAATCCGCTGGCTGGCAGATGAAACTCCACAGATCTTCAAGCAAGCGCATACCTTTCTCATGCCCGGCAGCTACATCGCCTGCTACCTGAGCGGCGAAATTGGGATTGATTACTCTAACGCCTCCTCCATGCTCTTGATGGACATTCGCCAACGGGAGTGGTCTTCGCGATTGTGCGAGATATTCGAAATTCCGCCCGATCGGTTACCTCCCATTTACCCTGCCAATCACGTCCTGGGCACTCTGAAGAGAGAGTTAGCAGAGCAGATGGGATTATCTCCCAAAACGTTGATTGTTTTGGGCTGTGGAGATGAGCATGCCGCTTGTTTGGGAGCAGGTGTGATCCGTCCCGGCATGGTCTGTGACATCACAGGTACGGCTGAACCGGTCTGTGCTGTAGCGGAAAAACCCTTCTTTGATGAAAGTGGGCTGGTCGAAACCCACTGCCATGCCCACCCCGACTACTGGCTCCTGGAGAACCCCGGCTTTGTTTCCGGCGGCAATTACCGCTGGTTTCGCGATCATTTTGGGAGGGAAGAAATTGTATCAGCACGCGCTCAGGCAGTGGAAGCCTATCAACTGCTTGATCGTCTGGCAGAGGATGTACCACCCGGCAGCGAAGGCTTGATTCTGCTGCCCTGCTTGATGGGTTCAGTTACCCCGACCTGGAATGCCGCCACCCGCGGCGTTTTCCTGGGCTTTTCGCTGACCCACACCCGCGCCCATTTTGCCAGGGCAGTCCTGGAGGGTTCGGCATATGGGTTGCGAGACATCGTTGATCGGATGAAGGAACTTGGTCTGGCGATTGAGCAAATTCGCGCTGTTGGAGGTGGAGCACGCAGCCCGTTGTGGCGCCAGATTAAAGCCGATGTCACTGGCTTACCTGTCTCCCTGACGCAGACCGTCGAGACAACCGCCTTAGGGGCAGCCATCCTGGCTTTGAATGGCGCAGGCTTGACCAAAACCCTGGATGAAGCCTGTGATTTATGCGTTAAAGTCATCGAGACTCGCTATCCACAAGCGCAGAACGCCGCGATTTACAACCAGCGTTATCAAACCTATCGAGCAGCTTATTTTGCCTTGCTGCCAGTCTTCGAAGAAGCAGCCAAAAACGCATGAGCCAGAAATCCCTTGCTTCCATTCGCTGCTTCCTCCTTGATATGGACGGCACGTTCTATTTGGGCAACCGCCTTTTGGATGGCGCTTTACATTTTATGGAAGTCATCCGACGGCAGGGACGCGATTTCGTCTTCCTGACCAATAACTCTTCGAATCGCGGTTCTGCCTATGCGCAAAAAATCTCAGCGATGGGTTTCCCGATCTCTCCTGAAAAAGTGTTCACTTCTGGCGAAGCTACGGCGCGCTTTCTGTTGCGTGAGTACCCCAACCAGCGTATTTATCTGGTCGGTACACCAGCTTTAGAAGAAGAGTTTCGCGAGTTTGGACTGACCCTGGTAGAAGATAAGGCCGACCTCGTTGTGGTCGGCTTCGATACTACCCTGACCTATCAGAAGCTTCACCGCCTGTGCGACTATGTGCGTGCCGGCCTGCCCTATATTGCCACCCACCCGGACTATAACTGTCCGACTGAAAATGGTTACCTGCCGGATATCGGCGCCATCATCGCCTTTGTCAAGGCCTCCACCGGGCGTGAACCAGATCGCATTATCGGGAAACCCCATCGTCAGATTATCGATGAATTGGCGATGAAACTCCATCTGCCGTTGCAAAATCTGGCGATGATTGGCGACCGCCTGTACACCGACATCGCTTTAGGACAGTCAGCCCAGATCACCACCATCCTGGTGCTCAGTGGTGAAACCAAACTCGAGGATGTGAGTGCTTCACCTTTCCAACCCGATTTCATCTTCGAAAACCTCGGTAAAGTTGCCGAAAACCTGTCGCTTCTTGAAACCCTGACCTAAACCACTTAAAAACGAGGTTAAGATGCCATTAGCTTATGACCCTACCGATAATGACCGCTTTTGGGACAAAGTCCGCCAGTTGCCGGGTTTCCCGCAAGGCGAAGAGATTTGCCTGCGCTATATGCTGATCGAGTCGAATGCCCTTTTCCGTCTGCAGGAAGTGCTTCGTACAATTGGGGTGGGTGTAGAGCAACCTCTTCTGGTAGTCATGGATACCACACCCATGCGACGCGGGGAGGATGATCTCAAACCTCTCGTTCTCTCGGTTCTGCAACAAGCCGGTTGGGAAGTCGAAACCTGCATCCTGGAACCTGACACCAGCGGACAGGTGCATACCGACATGCCCCACATATACCAGGTTAAGCAACACCTAAGCGATCAGAAAGCCGTCGTCTCGGTCGGCTCAGGAGTTGTTACCGACATTACCAAACATGCCTGTTACCTATTTGAACAGGAACACGGCGCACATCTCCCTTATCTGGTTTATCAGACCGCCAACAGCGTCAGCGCCTACACTTCGAACATGGCGCCCACTTTGATTGAAGGAGTAAAACGCACCTTAACTTCTCGTTATCCAGATGCGTTGGTTTGCGATTTGGAAACGCTGCGGGATGCTCCCCGCGAGATGACCATTGCCGGAGTCGGCGATTTGCTGGCAGTGTTTGTCAGCATGGCAGACTGGTATCTGGCATATCGTCTCGGGATGGATGAGACCTGGACTCCATTGCCTGAGCTGTTAATGGGGAATGTGGATGAATACCTCATTCAAAGCGCGGAGGGCATTCGTCAGGGTTCCCTCGAAGCGATGGCGTTGTTAGCCAAGTTGATCACGCTGGGTGGCATTGCCATGTCGCTTTCTCATGCTACTGCACCGTTATCGGGTTTTGAACACATCCTATCGCACACGCTAGATTTACAAAACGAAGTGCGCGAAAAACCCTTGCCGCTACACGGCACTCAGATAGCGCTTGCCACTGTACTGGGAGCTGCAGCCTATCGCATCTTTCTCGACCGTTTCGAGCCTCAAAATCTGGATTGCCAACACTGCTACCCTGATCCCGAAACCATGCATAAGCTCGTCCTGCAAATCTTTCACCCCCTCGATCCCACCGATCGGGCTGGTGAAGAATGCTGGTCAGATTACCGTATCAAATTAGAACGATGGCATTCGGTGAAGGATAAGTTACAGCAGTTTATTCATCAGTGGGGAGACATCCGCCAGCAGGTGAGTCAACGGATCCGTTCGCCGGAACAGATTCGCAGCTTATTCGC
Coding sequences within it:
- a CDS encoding putative NagD-like phosphatase, which codes for MSQKSLASIRCFLLDMDGTFYLGNRLLDGALHFMEVIRRQGRDFVFLTNNSSNRGSAYAQKISAMGFPISPEKVFTSGEATARFLLREYPNQRIYLVGTPALEEEFREFGLTLVEDKADLVVVGFDTTLTYQKLHRLCDYVRAGLPYIATHPDYNCPTENGYLPDIGAIIAFVKASTGREPDRIIGKPHRQIIDELAMKLHLPLQNLAMIGDRLYTDIALGQSAQITTILVLSGETKLEDVSASPFQPDFIFENLGKVAENLSLLETLT
- a CDS encoding Glycerol-1-phosphate dehydrogenase [NAD(P)], with amino-acid sequence MPLAYDPTDNDRFWDKVRQLPGFPQGEEICLRYMLIESNALFRLQEVLRTIGVGVEQPLLVVMDTTPMRRGEDDLKPLVLSVLQQAGWEVETCILEPDTSGQVHTDMPHIYQVKQHLSDQKAVVSVGSGVVTDITKHACYLFEQEHGAHLPYLVYQTANSVSAYTSNMAPTLIEGVKRTLTSRYPDALVCDLETLRDAPREMTIAGVGDLLAVFVSMADWYLAYRLGMDETWTPLPELLMGNVDEYLIQSAEGIRQGSLEAMALLAKLITLGGIAMSLSHATAPLSGFEHILSHTLDLQNEVREKPLPLHGTQIALATVLGAAAYRIFLDRFEPQNLDCQHCYPDPETMHKLVLQIFHPLDPTDRAGEECWSDYRIKLERWHSVKDKLQQFIHQWGDIRQQVSQRIRSPEQIRSLFASVGGPTRFADLEPPFEEVEVRFAFLNAPFIRKRFTIGDLFIWFNWDRDALWREVWDTTQALTRIEERRTR
- a CDS encoding Xylulose kinase codes for the protein MRYVIGCDVGSQSVKAILLSEEGEIIAEASSDYPIEYPQPTWAQQEARDWEKATNEAIAKIVQESGVSKEAILAIGIDAQVDGFVAVDAAGTPLHPAIIWMDRRAVAQTERVRQAFDEKEIFELSGLNLDPYHVAPKIRWLADETPQIFKQAHTFLMPGSYIACYLSGEIGIDYSNASSMLLMDIRQREWSSRLCEIFEIPPDRLPPIYPANHVLGTLKRELAEQMGLSPKTLIVLGCGDEHAACLGAGVIRPGMVCDITGTAEPVCAVAEKPFFDESGLVETHCHAHPDYWLLENPGFVSGGNYRWFRDHFGREEIVSARAQAVEAYQLLDRLAEDVPPGSEGLILLPCLMGSVTPTWNAATRGVFLGFSLTHTRAHFARAVLEGSAYGLRDIVDRMKELGLAIEQIRAVGGGARSPLWRQIKADVTGLPVSLTQTVETTALGAAILALNGAGLTKTLDEACDLCVKVIETRYPQAQNAAIYNQRYQTYRAAYFALLPVFEEAAKNA